A single Thermosynechococcus vestitus BP-1 DNA region contains:
- the pth gene encoding aminoacyl-tRNA hydrolase gives MALQPCVIVGLGNPGIEYATTRHNVGFRVLDTLAQRYRVQLTQQRRFLGEVAEVLIQGQKVRLLKPTTYMNSSGQSLHALLNFYKLPLERTLVVHDDADLPLGRLRLRLSGSTGGHNGIKSIIQHCHSQQFPRLKVGIAFGDRLQQQTGPRNAVPFVLGHFSATELAILPAVLDLAVDAIELSIQSGVEVAMNRYNGKSIPLPQA, from the coding sequence ATGGCACTCCAGCCCTGTGTCATTGTTGGTCTTGGAAATCCGGGAATAGAGTACGCCACAACTCGCCACAATGTTGGTTTTCGTGTCCTCGACACTCTTGCGCAGCGGTATAGGGTGCAGCTGACTCAGCAGCGGCGCTTCTTGGGAGAGGTGGCAGAGGTACTGATTCAGGGTCAAAAGGTGCGGCTCCTCAAGCCCACCACCTACATGAATAGCTCGGGGCAATCTCTCCATGCCCTGTTGAATTTTTATAAGCTGCCCCTCGAGCGAACCCTTGTGGTCCATGATGATGCCGATTTGCCCCTGGGGCGACTGCGCTTGCGCCTGAGTGGCTCAACGGGGGGACACAACGGGATTAAATCCATTATTCAGCATTGTCATTCCCAACAGTTTCCTCGCCTTAAGGTGGGCATTGCCTTTGGCGATCGCCTGCAGCAGCAGACGGGACCTCGCAACGCGGTGCCCTTTGTTTTGGGGCATTTTTCAGCCACTGAACTGGCCATTTTACCCGCTGTGCTTGACCTGGCTGTGGATGCCATTGAGTTGAGTATTCAGTCTGGGGTTGAGGTGGCCATGAATCGCTACAACGGCAAAAGTATTCCCCTACCGCAAGCCTGA
- a CDS encoding succinate dehydrogenase/fumarate reductase flavoprotein subunit — protein MQDFGVVIVGGGLAGCRAALEICRLAPETPIALVSKTHPIRSHSVAAQGGIAATLKNVDTEDSWESHAFDTVKGSDFLADQDAVAILAQEAPSVVIDLEHLGVLFSRLPDGRIAQRPFGGHTHPRTCYAADKTGHAILHELYCNLLKYNVTFFSEWYVLRLIVEDQQAKGVVAYHIETGQLDILRAPAILFATGGYGRVFNTTSNDFASTGDGLGMTARAGLPLEDMEFVQFHPTGLYPAGVLISEAVRGEGAYLLNAEGERFMARYAPSRMELAPRDITSRAIAIEIREGRGIHSDGSAGGPFVYLDVRHLGREKIMNRIPFCWEEAHRLAGVDAVVEPIPVRPTVHYSMGGIPVNLNGQVRANATEMVTGFYAAGECACVSVHGANRLGSNSLLECVVYGRRTGAAIAKDLPSLPRPQLDPQFYLQAAAREIQHLFDQGGDLRIAQLRRQVQDCMTQYCGVFRTADFMERGLAELQRLKAAYGRVRLDDRQRYWNTELIEAFELANLLIVAEVILRSALSRQESRGAHFREDYPQRDDVNYLRHTLATYDSDGIRIDYLPVTITLFPPQERNY, from the coding sequence ATGCAAGACTTTGGCGTTGTGATTGTCGGCGGTGGTCTAGCAGGCTGTCGGGCTGCTTTGGAAATTTGCCGCCTGGCCCCGGAAACCCCCATTGCCCTTGTGAGCAAAACCCATCCCATTCGTTCCCACTCCGTTGCCGCCCAAGGGGGCATTGCCGCTACCCTCAAAAATGTGGACACCGAAGACTCTTGGGAAAGCCATGCCTTTGATACAGTCAAGGGGTCAGACTTTCTGGCAGATCAGGATGCTGTAGCCATTCTTGCCCAAGAAGCCCCCAGTGTGGTGATTGACCTTGAGCACTTGGGGGTACTCTTTTCGCGTCTGCCCGATGGCCGCATTGCCCAACGTCCCTTTGGCGGTCACACTCACCCGCGCACCTGCTATGCAGCCGACAAAACGGGGCATGCCATTCTCCACGAACTCTACTGCAATCTCCTGAAGTACAATGTCACCTTTTTCAGCGAGTGGTATGTGCTGCGGCTGATTGTCGAGGACCAGCAGGCCAAGGGGGTCGTTGCCTACCACATTGAAACAGGTCAACTGGACATTCTACGGGCACCCGCCATTCTTTTTGCCACAGGGGGCTATGGTCGGGTCTTTAATACCACGTCGAATGATTTTGCCTCCACTGGGGATGGCCTAGGGATGACGGCCCGGGCAGGCTTACCCCTTGAGGATATGGAGTTTGTTCAATTTCACCCGACGGGGTTGTATCCAGCGGGGGTCTTGATTTCTGAGGCGGTGCGCGGCGAAGGGGCTTATCTACTCAATGCCGAGGGGGAACGCTTTATGGCACGCTATGCTCCCAGTCGTATGGAACTGGCTCCCCGTGACATTACCTCGCGGGCGATCGCCATCGAAATTCGCGAAGGGCGGGGCATTCACAGTGACGGTTCTGCGGGTGGGCCCTTTGTCTATCTCGATGTCCGCCACTTGGGTCGGGAAAAAATCATGAATCGCATTCCCTTCTGTTGGGAGGAAGCCCATCGCTTGGCGGGGGTGGATGCGGTGGTAGAGCCGATTCCTGTCCGTCCGACGGTGCACTACTCAATGGGGGGTATTCCTGTCAATCTCAATGGGCAGGTGCGGGCCAATGCCACGGAGATGGTGACCGGCTTCTATGCTGCTGGCGAATGTGCCTGTGTCTCGGTGCATGGTGCCAATCGCTTGGGCAGTAATTCTCTCTTAGAATGTGTCGTCTATGGCCGGCGCACCGGTGCCGCGATCGCTAAGGATTTACCGAGCCTGCCCCGCCCCCAATTGGACCCCCAGTTCTACCTGCAGGCGGCGGCGCGGGAGATACAACACCTCTTTGACCAAGGAGGGGACTTGCGCATTGCCCAACTGCGGCGGCAGGTACAGGATTGTATGACCCAATACTGTGGCGTCTTTCGCACGGCTGACTTCATGGAGAGGGGCTTAGCGGAATTGCAGCGGCTCAAGGCTGCCTATGGCCGAGTTCGCCTTGACGATCGCCAGCGCTATTGGAATACCGAACTGATTGAAGCCTTTGAACTAGCCAACCTACTGATTGTTGCTGAGGTAATCCTCAGGAGTGCCCTTAGCCGCCAAGAAAGTCGTGGTGCCCACTTCCGTGAGGACTATCCCCAGCGGGATGATGTCAACTACCTACGCCATACCCTAGCCACCTATGACAGCGACGGCATCAGAATTGACTATCTGCCCGTCACCATTACCCTGTTTCCCCCCCAAGAGCGCAACTATTAA
- the tnpA gene encoding IS200/IS605 family transposase gives MSSHLRKGRHSVTDLKIHLVCVTKYRRPVLSAEGLELIEKSFREVAKKMDFQILEFNGEEDHVHALIEYPPKLSVSQIVNALKGVSSRRYGKAALPKPHEESLWSPSYFAASVGGAPLEVLKEYIRNQKKPS, from the coding sequence ATGTCAAGTCATCTTCGTAAAGGGAGACACAGTGTTACGGACCTAAAGATTCATTTGGTATGCGTGACTAAGTATCGCCGGCCAGTCCTTAGCGCTGAGGGATTAGAGCTGATCGAGAAATCGTTTCGAGAAGTCGCTAAGAAGATGGATTTCCAGATTCTTGAATTTAACGGCGAAGAAGACCATGTCCATGCGCTAATTGAGTACCCTCCTAAACTTTCTGTTTCGCAGATTGTAAATGCGCTTAAAGGTGTATCTAGTCGTCGATATGGAAAAGCTGCACTACCAAAACCCCATGAAGAATCACTTTGGAGCCCTAGTTATTTTGCGGCATCTGTTGGAGGAGCACCGTTAGAGGTGCTTAAGGAATATATTAGAAATCAAAAAAAGCCGTCCTAA
- a CDS encoding carbohydrate ABC transporter permease → MTLRRALTYLLLGAIAIAMLLPLVWLTSTAFKSANEDIFAFPPRWFPAEPTLANFVTVWQTNPFGQYLFNSTLVAVLTVGCNLLTSALAAYPLARLSFRGREVIFTAILATIMIPFQIIMIPLFILAVHLGLRNTYLGMILPSLASAFGIFLLRQAFMAVPKELEEAARLDGCSEVGLWWFVMLPAIRPALVTLGIFVFIGAWSDFLWPLLVLDQPELYTLPIGVVTLAGTFSLDWRLIAAGSVISIVPVFIVFICLQRYIIPSETGAGLKG, encoded by the coding sequence ATGACCCTGCGGCGAGCCTTGACCTACCTCCTGTTGGGGGCGATCGCGATTGCTATGCTCCTGCCCTTGGTATGGCTCACCAGTACCGCCTTTAAGTCTGCCAATGAAGATATTTTTGCCTTTCCGCCCCGCTGGTTTCCCGCCGAACCCACATTGGCAAATTTTGTAACGGTGTGGCAAACGAATCCCTTTGGCCAGTACCTGTTCAACAGTACGCTGGTGGCGGTTTTAACGGTGGGCTGTAATCTTCTAACTTCGGCTTTGGCCGCCTATCCCTTGGCTCGTCTTTCCTTTCGCGGGCGTGAGGTGATTTTTACCGCCATTTTGGCCACGATCATGATCCCCTTTCAAATCATCATGATTCCCCTCTTTATTTTGGCGGTGCACTTGGGTCTGCGCAATACCTATCTGGGAATGATTCTGCCGAGTTTGGCTTCTGCCTTTGGCATCTTTCTATTGCGACAGGCCTTTATGGCGGTGCCCAAAGAACTAGAGGAGGCGGCTCGTCTCGATGGTTGCTCAGAAGTGGGGTTGTGGTGGTTTGTGATGCTGCCTGCCATTCGCCCTGCCCTCGTTACCCTTGGGATTTTTGTTTTTATTGGCGCTTGGAGTGATTTTCTCTGGCCATTGCTGGTCTTGGATCAGCCAGAACTGTATACCCTCCCCATTGGTGTGGTAACCTTGGCGGGGACGTTTTCCTTAGATTGGCGACTGATTGCCGCTGGTTCAGTGATTTCAATTGTGCCCGTGTTCATTGTGTTTATTTGCTTGCAGCGATACATTATTCCCTCAGAAACTGGTGCTGGCCTGAAGGGCTAA
- a CDS encoding potassium channel family protein yields MRRFPATPALNRFIIGITLFVLIMLVAVVGYTSFGWNWLDALYMYVITVFGIGYSEVRPLMTPAQRFFNMMIIVAGSAATVYTIGAVVQLFTEGEIKQLLEMQRASRDINKLNRHVIVCGFGRIGQVVAQELTASKTPFVILDVNEQRIDLALQLGYLAYLGSAVEQETLQVVGIDRAIALATVLPNDTMNVFITLTARSMNPSLLIVARANLATTESKLRMAGADHIVLPTKIGASQMTNLIRRPRIDFLEQTGDRETLNDLLSHIDARLEELEITPDYPYVGTRLTGLEVRGEGAFIIVGLRKSDGQLFPARANPLVEVGDTLILLGHAQDAPKVIRKYTYRARHPQ; encoded by the coding sequence ATGCGACGGTTCCCTGCGACCCCTGCCCTCAACCGTTTTATTATTGGCATCACCCTCTTTGTGCTCATCATGTTGGTGGCGGTGGTGGGCTACACCAGCTTTGGCTGGAACTGGCTCGATGCCCTCTATATGTACGTGATCACGGTCTTTGGCATTGGCTACAGTGAAGTGCGACCCCTGATGACGCCGGCGCAGCGCTTCTTCAACATGATGATCATTGTCGCTGGCAGTGCCGCAACCGTTTATACCATCGGTGCGGTGGTGCAACTGTTTACCGAAGGGGAGATTAAACAGCTCCTAGAGATGCAGCGGGCCAGCCGCGACATTAACAAACTCAACCGCCACGTGATTGTCTGTGGTTTTGGCCGCATTGGCCAGGTGGTGGCTCAGGAATTAACCGCCAGCAAAACCCCCTTTGTGATTTTGGATGTCAATGAACAGCGCATTGATTTAGCCCTACAGTTGGGCTATTTGGCCTATTTGGGAAGTGCGGTGGAGCAGGAAACGCTACAAGTGGTGGGCATTGATCGGGCGATCGCCCTCGCCACGGTGCTGCCCAATGACACGATGAATGTCTTTATTACCCTGACGGCCCGCTCCATGAATCCGAGTTTGCTAATTGTGGCCCGGGCGAATTTAGCCACCACAGAATCGAAGCTACGTATGGCAGGGGCAGATCACATTGTCTTGCCGACAAAAATTGGCGCCAGTCAAATGACAAACCTCATTCGGCGGCCGCGCATTGATTTCCTCGAACAAACGGGCGATCGCGAGACCCTCAACGACCTCTTGAGCCATATTGATGCCCGCCTTGAGGAACTGGAAATTACCCCCGATTACCCTTATGTGGGCACCCGCTTGACGGGACTGGAGGTACGCGGCGAAGGGGCCTTTATCATTGTTGGTTTACGCAAGAGTGATGGCCAATTATTCCCGGCCCGCGCCAATCCCCTTGTGGAAGTGGGGGATACATTGATTTTATTGGGTCATGCCCAAGATGCCCCCAAGGTAATTCGTAAATATACCTACCGCGCCCGCCACCCCCAATGA
- a CDS encoding ABC transporter permease: MDIGESVRMAIATLKANRLRSGLTMLGIIIGNAAVIAMVGVGQGAQRYAASQFESLGPNTLFIVPGTPQARNRTSNVPQTLVLEDAKAIATQVPTVQEVAPQIQLQQRVTYRGRNTNVLIVGTTPTFPSVRSFTVAQGRFISDEDVQRHRRVVILGSDLAKKLFINENPVGQQVRIKNLSFEVIGVMAEKGAFLGNNQDEAAYIPITTMSSRIVGQRSPYGISLTFISVSARDEQSIDAAKFQITNLLRLRHQIVDEDDFTIQTQKEALQIIGNISNALTLMLAAIAGISLLVGGIGIMNIMLVSVTERTQEIGLRKAIGATQRDILAQFMIEAMILSALGGLIGTGLGVGGVMLVAILTPLEAGVAPVAVALAVGVSGSIGLFFGVVPAQRAARLDPIVALRSV; the protein is encoded by the coding sequence ATGGATATTGGCGAAAGCGTGCGCATGGCGATCGCCACCCTCAAGGCCAATCGGCTCCGCAGTGGCCTAACGATGTTGGGCATTATCATTGGCAATGCAGCAGTGATTGCCATGGTCGGCGTCGGTCAGGGGGCACAGCGTTATGCCGCCAGCCAGTTTGAATCCTTGGGACCCAATACGCTTTTTATTGTGCCGGGGACCCCCCAAGCCCGTAACCGCACGTCTAATGTGCCCCAAACCCTTGTGCTTGAGGATGCCAAGGCGATCGCCACCCAAGTGCCCACGGTTCAGGAAGTCGCCCCGCAAATCCAACTGCAACAACGGGTAACCTATCGAGGACGCAACACCAATGTGCTGATTGTGGGTACCACCCCGACATTTCCCTCAGTGCGCAGTTTTACAGTGGCGCAGGGGCGCTTTATCTCCGATGAGGATGTGCAACGGCATCGCCGCGTTGTGATTTTAGGCTCGGATTTGGCCAAGAAGCTCTTTATCAACGAAAATCCTGTGGGTCAGCAGGTGCGGATTAAGAATCTTTCCTTTGAGGTGATTGGCGTCATGGCTGAAAAGGGTGCCTTCCTTGGCAATAATCAGGATGAGGCGGCCTATATTCCCATTACGACCATGTCTTCCCGCATTGTTGGGCAGCGATCGCCCTATGGGATTTCCTTAACCTTTATCTCGGTGTCTGCCCGCGATGAGCAAAGCATTGATGCCGCTAAGTTTCAAATAACCAACCTACTGCGGCTACGGCATCAAATTGTGGATGAGGATGATTTTACGATTCAAACCCAAAAGGAAGCCCTGCAAATTATCGGCAATATCAGCAATGCCCTGACCTTGATGTTGGCGGCGATCGCCGGCATTTCACTGCTGGTGGGGGGTATTGGCATTATGAACATTATGCTGGTGTCCGTGACAGAGCGTACCCAAGAAATTGGCCTGCGCAAGGCCATTGGTGCGACTCAGCGGGATATACTGGCACAGTTTATGATTGAGGCAATGATCCTCTCTGCCCTCGGTGGCCTAATTGGTACCGGGCTGGGGGTAGGCGGTGTCATGCTGGTGGCGATCCTGACCCCCCTAGAGGCTGGCGTTGCCCCCGTTGCTGTGGCTCTCGCTGTCGGTGTTTCGGGCAGTATTGGCCTTTTCTTTGGAGTGGTTCCGGCTCAGCGGGCAGCGCGGCTGGATCCGATTGTTGCCCTGCGCAGTGTTTAG
- a CDS encoding RNA-guided endonuclease InsQ/TnpB family protein has translation MKARYRYRFYPTDQQRQRLAQLFGCVRVVWNDALAICKQSDSLPKTSELQKLVITQGKKTPERQWLSDVSNVPLQQSVADLGVAYKNFFDSIKGRRKGKKINPPRFKKKTERQSARFTTYGFSIKGEEVYLAKIGNVRPIWSRKLPSKPSSVTVIKDAANRYFLSFVVEIDPVHQPASNPSIGIDLGIKAFATLSTGEKIDGPDYSKLDKKIRRKQRKLARQVKGSQRREKTRLQIAKLHSRISDIRRDFLHKVSTRVVIENQVITLEDLNVSGMVKNRKLARAISLQGWREFRVLVEAKCTKLNREFIVIDRWEPTSRTCSTCGFKWGKIDLSVRSVVCLNCGTEHDRDENAARNIEKVGIGHCHDYKWTQRGSKTTSVASPSEASRIIAL, from the coding sequence ATGAAAGCTAGATATAGATATCGTTTCTATCCCACAGACCAACAACGACAACGCCTAGCTCAGTTGTTTGGCTGTGTCCGTGTGGTATGGAACGACGCACTGGCAATTTGTAAACAATCTGATTCATTGCCAAAAACTAGTGAATTGCAAAAGCTAGTAATTACCCAAGGGAAGAAAACACCAGAGCGGCAATGGTTGTCTGATGTTTCTAATGTCCCGTTACAGCAGTCCGTTGCCGATTTAGGAGTTGCCTATAAAAACTTCTTCGATTCAATTAAAGGTCGGCGAAAAGGCAAGAAGATCAACCCTCCTAGATTTAAAAAGAAGACAGAAAGACAATCCGCCAGATTTACTACCTATGGTTTTTCAATTAAAGGCGAAGAAGTTTATCTAGCGAAGATTGGTAATGTCAGACCAATTTGGTCAAGAAAGCTTCCTTCTAAACCAAGCTCAGTTACGGTGATTAAAGATGCTGCAAATCGATATTTTCTCAGTTTTGTCGTCGAGATCGACCCAGTTCATCAACCTGCAAGTAATCCTTCTATCGGCATTGATTTGGGAATTAAAGCGTTTGCTACTTTAAGTACGGGCGAAAAGATTGATGGCCCTGATTATTCCAAGTTAGACAAAAAGATCAGGCGAAAACAACGCAAACTGGCCCGTCAAGTTAAAGGAAGCCAACGGCGGGAGAAAACAAGACTGCAAATCGCTAAGCTTCATAGTCGGATTTCAGACATTCGCAGGGATTTCTTGCATAAAGTGTCTACCCGCGTGGTTATCGAGAACCAAGTGATCACACTGGAAGACTTGAATGTCTCTGGAATGGTGAAGAACCGCAAACTCGCTAGAGCAATTAGCTTGCAAGGTTGGCGAGAATTCAGGGTTTTAGTTGAGGCTAAGTGCACGAAACTAAACCGTGAGTTCATTGTTATCGACCGATGGGAGCCAACCAGTCGGACTTGCTCAACATGCGGTTTTAAATGGGGCAAAATCGATCTATCTGTCCGCTCTGTTGTATGTCTAAATTGTGGTACAGAGCACGATAGAGACGAAAATGCCGCAAGAAACATAGAGAAAGTCGGGATAGGGCATTGCCACGACTATAAATGGACGCAGAGGGGGAGTAAGACTACTTCGGTAGCATCACCCAGTGAAGCGTCAAGAATCATCGCACTTTAG
- a CDS encoding potassium channel family protein: protein MCGYGSLGRTLARNLAAAQIPFVVIDNQRQRRRLAQQSGHPFYRGDDLMDENELLAVGADRARTLVAVLDDDASNVFITLIARRLNPKLQILAYGELPTTESKLRFAGADHVVLPSSISAQRMVQLITRPTVLDFLEEKEERSHLIELLSQLDLQIEEFTLPLESPLAGLAIADVEAKGRGRFIIVAVRHQNGALVTHPPLTLPLAAGDTLIALGQAAEIQTFFRQYAHRQRIRYRGLRR from the coding sequence ATTTGCGGCTATGGTTCGCTGGGGCGCACCTTAGCGAGGAACTTGGCCGCCGCCCAAATTCCCTTTGTGGTGATTGACAACCAGCGGCAGCGACGACGGCTTGCCCAGCAGTCAGGGCACCCTTTTTATCGCGGTGACGATCTGATGGATGAAAATGAGCTCTTGGCCGTGGGGGCCGATCGCGCTCGCACCCTGGTGGCCGTTTTGGACGATGATGCCAGCAACGTCTTTATTACGCTGATTGCCCGTCGCCTCAATCCCAAATTGCAAATCTTGGCCTATGGTGAATTGCCCACCACAGAGTCGAAGCTGCGTTTTGCCGGAGCAGATCATGTGGTCTTGCCCTCCAGTATCAGCGCCCAGCGCATGGTGCAGCTCATTACGCGCCCCACAGTATTGGATTTTCTGGAGGAAAAAGAGGAGCGCAGTCACCTCATTGAGCTCCTCAGCCAACTTGATCTCCAGATTGAGGAGTTTACGCTGCCCCTAGAGTCGCCCCTAGCAGGGCTAGCGATCGCCGATGTGGAAGCAAAAGGCCGCGGGCGCTTTATTATTGTCGCTGTTCGCCATCAGAACGGTGCCCTGGTGACCCATCCCCCCTTAACCCTGCCCCTAGCGGCGGGGGATACCCTGATTGCCCTTGGCCAAGCAGCGGAAATTCAAACCTTCTTCCGCCAATATGCCCACCGCCAAAGGATTCGCTATCGCGGCCTAAGACGTTAG